The following is a genomic window from Dryobates pubescens isolate bDryPub1 chromosome 5, bDryPub1.pri, whole genome shotgun sequence.
TTGCTTGAAGCAGGtcagggagcagccagctgaggCTCACCTTGCTGGAGCAGTGTTTTGACTGCAACTGGGACCCCTGAAAGTGAGAAAATAGCACTGTGCTGAGATCCTCTGCAGCACCCAAAGAGAGGACAGATCTGACCCAAACCACTGCCTCACACTGTTCCCATGTGCCCTGgcttgctcctgcccagccccgcaAGCTGGACCGTGGCAAGTGGAGAGGACAGCACTCCAAGTCCCTCGCTGTGCCCACGCTGGCCTCAGTGGCCAAGCTGCACAGCTGTGTTCCCAGGAAGTGAGGAGATGGGACAAGACAGCTAGAGCCTGCGCCTCCCCTTTCCTCACTGCTAGATGCCTAGCCTCATGCCTTCTCACTCtgattttaaagaaacaaactcAAAAGATCCTGTTGCAACTGTAAACATAGCAGTCTTGCAGCCTCAGCCACCCAGCCTTTGTTCAGAGACTGAATCTACCATCTTGCAGGCAAGGTGCACcctagagctgctggcaggggtggACAGGGAACAGCTTTCCTGAGGGAGAGACCAGGGATGTGAGCAGATGGTGGTGAGGAGGCAGATGGGGCAGGTGCCCACCTCCTTGGCACATGCCCACCTCCTTGGCAGGTACCTGCTACATCCCTTCTTGGAGCTGAGCTGTTTGGCTTTGCCTTGAACTAACATGACTGGCAATGCTGATGTACAGTCTTTGAGCAATGTTTTGGTGTCTAACTAAGGCAAGAGGGGTACTTTTGGAGGCAAGAGAGGTGCAGCAAAATGGCTTCACTCACCTGCTGCCCCACTGTTTGCAGGCACTTGATCATGACTTGTTCCAGAGCAAGCACATGCAGAGCCCATGCCCAGCCCTATTATCCAGCCCCTGCACTGTCACAAATAAACATCTGTGTCTGGGGCTGTCACAAACTTGAAACTACACCACCTGGttgctggggtggtgctgagctacCATCATGCAAAGTACCAGGAAAGAATTTCTGTCTTTGGAATTCTGGCTCAGATGTATTCCCATATCCGTCAACCATTTCCactccaatgcctcaccacagCATCAGCCCTGGTTTACCTGTGTAAGTCTGACACTACTCATTCCATCTGTGATCCAGCAAAAGCATTCCCTTTGACTTGCAGGTGTTTTGGGACACAAGACACACCTAGGCTCCAAATACAGTTCTAGTCAACATGTCCAGCCCAGACTCTCTGGGTCAGGGCATGTTTTAGCACTAGTCACTGGAATAAAGATACTAATTAAACTCACAGCCAGGTGCTACTCTCACTAATACCTGAATGACTAAAAGCTCACCAAGAATCTCCTTACTGTCACAGAGAAATAGCATAACAACAAGGTACCACACCCATCCCCAAGCACAGTTTGTATTCCCAAGTCATAACCGGGGAGGGGTTTTGTTAAACCCAGGTACACCAACCTCTGTTCTCCTGTTGGCACTGCCTTCCTCATCCTTCTTTTCTTCGGGCATGGGAGCAAGTGGGAAGCCTCCTTCACTGCTGTCTTCCTTTGAGTGATGCTTCCATGACCTTCTCACATCTTCCTCTGGACTACTGAAGTCATACTTGTGGGACCTAAATGCCTTTTTCATGGACCTGTCTGGGTCTTCCTCACTATCGTTTTCCTCCATGCGCTTCTTTGATGTCAgctgcttggccagctcatccaTTTTGTTCCATCTCTTGGAGTCTTCCCACTCCCTGGAGgtctcctcctccatctcttcACTTTTGGCATCCCTGGACTGGAAGGTGTCCTCTTCCCCCTGCATCTCCTCATCCTCCAGGCGATGCCTTCTTCCTCTcagtgcctggggctgctcttcctcctcttcctcttcctcctcctcctctgagctctgcccatCTTTGCCGAATCCCAGAGCACCATCATTATCTGAAAGAGCATTAAGCACAACAGCAAGCACAAGTGTTACCCTGATTACACTCCACCTTTGAACTGAACCTTCAGGTGGGCTTTCTGACTCAGGCCCTTGTTCCCTTGTTCTGGAAACACTCTCATGTCACCATATCAGTAACAAAGCCTAGAGACAACTGTCAAAAAATACTGCTGGAAGTTCAAGAAAAAGCACCTGACTGTCCTGAGGTGCTATACTAACTGAGCAGTAGGCAGCAAAGCATCTGCCAGGCCTGTGTTACCTGCTGCATGTTGGCGCACATGCTGGGTGCTTGCAGGGAGGTGTGGGTGCTGTCAGTGGGAGTATCACTGTAAACCTGGCAGGCACTTCCTGAACTTTTGGGCTTTAAAGCCTCTTATATCTGTCTGCCTCAGTACTCTCAGGTCACCCCAGGTAAGCACCAGTGCAGTTGTTCGCGATACATACTGTCATCTCCCTGCATCTCCTCATTCTCCTCGTCCTCCTCAGCCAAACCGAGTGACCTCTCTGCTTCAGTCGggtcctcctctgcagcatctTCTCCCCCACCATCCTCGCGCTCCACACGCTCGCCTGCAGCCTgcatgctctgctcctggcccttcctGGATGACTGCTCTCCCTTGTCACCAAGCTCTGAGCTGTCCTTGGGGTGTCTGGGGTGCTCGTCTTCATCCTCTTGCTGCTGATGATCCTCATTGAAGCCTTTGCTGATGTGGCTGTCCAAACCTTCATCTTGATGGGCATTCTCTGTGTCCCTGATTTCATTGCTCTCTGTTTCCTCATGAGTCTCCTCCTCACCAGGGTCTGCATTCCGTAGCCTGggctccatcccctccagggtgttttttccctcctctcttgaATCTTCATTCAGgtttt
Proteins encoded in this region:
- the CHGA gene encoding chromogranin-A; its protein translation is MSLPGLLAVLLLAVPAISLPVTNDMNKGDTKVMKCIVEVISDTLSKPNPLPISEECLETLRGDERIISILRHQNLLKELQEIAAQGASERTQQQKKSSGFEDELSEVLENQNDKNKQRDVAGERSEEEQPMGSLTELAAQKNLNEDSREEGKNTLEGMEPRLRNADPGEEETHEETESNEIRDTENAHQDEGLDSHISKGFNEDHQQQEDEDEHPRHPKDSSELGDKGEQSSRKGQEQSMQAAGERVEREDGGGEDAAEEDPTEAERSLGLAEEDEENEEMQGDDNNDGALGFGKDGQSSEEEEEEEEEEEQPQALRGRRHRLEDEEMQGEEDTFQSRDAKSEEMEEETSREWEDSKRWNKMDELAKQLTSKKRMEENDSEEDPDRSMKKAFRSHKYDFSSPEEDVRRSWKHHSKEDSSEGGFPLAPMPEEKKDEEGSANRRTEDQELESLAAIEAELERVAHKLHELRRG